The Lentimicrobium sp. L6 genome includes the window TTATTAGTATCTGGAATGGACCATCCCGACAAGCGAATTCAACAGCACAGAAATGTGATTGAAGCTGCTAAAGAAAACGGGGTGAAAAAGATTGTATATACCAGTATTATGGGAGCAGAGGAGGGTAATGCCTTTAGTCCGGTAGTAGCCAGCAACAGACAAACCGAAGAGGATGTTAAAAACTCAGGTTTGGATTGGGCCATAGGAAGAAATGGGATTTATATAGAGCCCGATTTGGAGTATATTGAGACCTACGAGAAAGAAGGTGGTATTATCAATAGTGCTGGCAATGGTAAATGTGGCTATACTTCTCGTAAAGAATTGGCTTTCGGCTATTATAATCTCCTCATTAAAGATGATTTAAATGGTGGTACTTACAATATGTATGGCGAATCCATCACTCAGCAAGAATTGGCCGATTCCATCAATGCGGTTTATGGAACTCATTTGAAGTATCAATCAGTTTCTGTAGCAGAATATACTCAGCAAAGAAAAGCTGCTTTGGGTGAATTTTTGGGAACCGTTATTGGCGGAATATACGAAGGAATCAATGCGGGAAAGTATGATGCACATTCCGATTTCTTAAAAGTTACAGGCAGAGAACATCATTCAGCAAAGGAAATGATTCAAGAGTATCTAGCGAAATAGGGAAAGCATTTTTAGTATTTAGCATACGTTTTCGAACAAGGGGTAATTAGCAATGATTAGCCCTTTTCTCATTCTGTATTTCCACAATTTGATTATCTTAGTAGCCATAATGAGGGTGCATACTTTATTTGAAAGAAGCTAGCTCATTTCTACCCACATCAAATGAAAAATTTGGCTATAATTTATCGCTTTATAAAATGAGTAATTAGTATTAATTGATCAGTATATCATGAATTCAAATAAAAAAGAAGACATCCCATTTCACCATTATTTGGACACGCATAAATACGTAAACATAGATGATGGAAGCCCTGCTCTGAGCATCAATCCGAGTTTTCCTTTTATCATGACTCAGTTTGATATTATGCAGGATAGGGCTCAGACCACTTCTCCTCATCGTCATGATTATTATGAAATCATTTTTCTGGAGGATGGTGCTGGTGAGCATATTGTGGATTACGAACCTCATCAGGTAAAATCTCCAGCTTTTTATTTTCTTTCTAAAGGACAAATTCACTTTTGGCAACTTGAAAAGGCATTAAGAGGGAAGGTTTTACTATTTCCAAGGGAATTTCTTATTCCACCAGGAGCACATTTTAATTATGAAGATGATTTGCTAATATTTAATAGTCTCAGTCAGACTCCTTGTGTTGCTATAGATAAAGAAAATGAGGCCAAAGTAAATGAGATTTTATCTAATATTAATGAAGAATTCGAAAGAAAGTCGGATTGTAGTCTTTCTATTCTTCGTGCATATGTGCATGTTTTACTGGTTCATTTGCTCCGTATTTATGCATTGAAGCAACCCACCAATATTTTGGATTCTACCAATATTATGGTTCGTAAATTCAGACAATTGGTTTCCGAGAATTATCTTACCGTTCGGAATGTTCAAGAATATGCCGATTTAATAGGGATAAGTACGACTCACCTTAGAGATACCGTTAAAGAAATTACAGGCTATTCTCCTGGTCAGATTATTCGCCAAGAGATTATCTTTGAAGCCAAACGTAGGCTCGCTAATACAGAGATGACCACTGCAGAAGTGGGGTATACCCTAAACTTTGAAGATACTTCTTATTTTAGCAGGTTTTTCAAGCGAGAAACGGGTTTGACTCCTTTAAAATACAGGGAAGGAATAAGAGAGAAATATCAAATCAGCCTCTGATAAGAGTTGGACACCTAAATATGGGATAGAAAGAAATTAAGGATGAATGGATATGGAGAAAATCCCGGAAATAAGCTTTTGGAAAGATAAAATATTACCAATAAAGGGATTCCAATTTTTCAAATTAGAAGACTTAATAAACGATGATTTAAAGCCTAGTGATCATAATCCCTATAAGCCTCATCGATTGAACTTTTATGCCATTTTAATCATTACGGATGGTGAAGTTAACCATATTGTAGATTTTGAGGTGCATACACTCCGGAAAAATGATGTTATGGTTATTTCAAAAGGACAGACCCATGCTTTTGAAGAAAATGCTAAGTATAAAGGATATTTGGTGGTTTTTACCGAAGCTTTTATGCAAAAGTATATGGCCCAATCTACCATCGCTCAGATTAACCATTTGTATAATTATTTTCTAAATCAAGAAAAAATCAATAACCCCGATCGCAATCAAAGCTTATTGGCAGTACTTAATGAGGACTTAAAAACGGATTCTTCTTCTCTACCCAATATTGTGGGTTCCATACTGAGTATATACCTTCTCAAATTAAATGATCAGAATAAGCGATTATCTCCGATTTCAATTGACAATAAATACTTGGATTATTTTGACCTTTTTAAACTTTCCGTTGAGAAAAACTTCGCAAACACAAGAGATGCCAAGGTTTATGCCTCAGATATTTCTATTTCTTATAAGCATTTAAACGAAGTGTGTAAGAAAGTTGTGAAAAGTACAGCAAAGTCATTTATTGATGCTTACGTCATTCTAGAAGCCAAGCGAATGTTGGTTTCTACCTCGCTTTCCGTAAAAGAAATTGCATTTGCCATTGGCTTTGGTGAGCCTACAAATTTCCTCAAATATTTCAAGAAACATACCGGATTAACGCCTGTTGAATTCCGTAATACTTTGGCCTAGGTTATAGATTAACCATTCTTCCGCTCTTATTGACCTTTCTCAAACCTGCTTTTCACCGCATCTTTGCATCCTAATCATTCAATGAATAAAGATGAAACAGATAAGTATTTTAGGAGCAACTGGCCCATTAGGTAGAAACCTCTTGCAAAAAGCTATAAATAATGGCTTTAGGGTAAAAGTATTGGTCCGAAGAAAAGAAAAATTAGGGGAACTTATCAAGTTTGTTGAAGTCGTGGATGGAAATTATTTCGACAAAAACAAATTGCAAAAGGTCTTGGAAGGTTCCGAAGCGATTCTTTCAACTATTGGCCCTCCTCTTTTTACTGAACTTTCCCCTGAAGACGAAAATAATTATATCAAGTCTTTAGCTTTTATCATTGAACAAATGGATATCAATAAACAATCACGCTGGTTGAATATTTCAGATGCTGGAGTGATAATGGATAAGGAGAAACTTCCACTAGCTCGCAGACTGCTACGCGTCACTTTGAAAGCAGAATCTAAATCAACTATTCATATAAAAGATAGAGAGCTTCAATTGCTGGAACAAAGCCCTTTAGACTGGACAAGCATACGCGTGCCTAGAATTAAGGAAAAAGCAAAAGGTCGATTCTGTGTGGATGATACTAACTTTTCTGGGACAGTGGTTGATTTGAATCAGCTAAGCGATTTTATGATTACTGAAATGACTAAAGATAAATGGCTCAAGAAGGCACCAGTAGTGGGAACCAAATAATAGAGAATTTTAAAAAAAAGAAAGATGGAATCTAAAGAATTAAAAGCAAAAATATTTACAACAGCAACTTTCTACAAACATTTGAAAATTGCAATTGCAAGCTTTTCTGACCTAAGAAAGTCAAGAAAAACAGGACATGTGAGTAAAGCATTCAGCGAAAAAATAATGCTGGCAGTAACCCAGGTAAATGGTTGCAGATATTGCAACTACTTACACTCAAAAAATGCCATTGATGCAGGAACCTCCGAAGCTGAATTAACTGCCATGTTGAATGGTGAGTTGGGTGAAATTGGAAACGATGAATCACTGGCATTAATGTTTGCCCAACACTATGCCGATACCGATGGAAATCCGGATAAAGAAACCTATGAAAACTTTGTACCGCATTATGGAGAGCAGAAGTCAAAAGACATACTGGCCAATATAAAAGTGATTATGGCTGGCAATATCCATGGTATTTCCTTAGATGCGCTTCAAAGCAGAATAAAAGGCAAAAAAATGAAAGACAGCAAGTTCAGCAATGAGATGGGCATTGCTTTGGGAATTTTTGTGATGCTTCCTTTTGCAATTATCCAGCTTTGGTTCGAAAAATTATTCAAAAAGAAAGATGCCAACAAGCCAATTCTGCCAAGCAAGAAAAAAGCAAGCGCTATGACTGCTTTATTCGCCCTTATGCTGATTGGAGGAACTACATTTGCTCAGGATGCGAACAAAATCGAAATACCGAGCAACAAAACTTCAAAGGAATATGCTGTTATTTCTAGATCGGATTTGAGCCCAAGGCCAGCAGGATTTCAGCCTAGCGAGGCCAAGGCTGTAAACGGAGCTTATATAGAAAGTGTGCTGACAGCCTCCTCCAGAGTTCTAAATGAAGAAACAGTGATGCTGAAAAAAGTAAAGGTACAAACTGTTGGGGAAAAGGGCTTTAGTCCATGGGAACTCCTTTGTGACGAAGGCGGACATACTTACGAGCAATCAGCTCCTAATCCATTGAGTTATATGGTAGGCGGTATTTCATCTAGTTTATTAACTCAGGTAGAGCAGGCCATAAAAATAATGGATTTAGAGGTTGTCAGTGCAAAAGTAGAAGCTCAAGTGTTTTTTAGGTTTGATGAACCTTTTACCCCAAAATGGAAAGGGTATACTGATAAAGTGGTGGCCAATATTTTAATAGAAAGTGAGGAGGCTCCTGAAAAAATTGCGGAAGTGAAGAGAATGGCAGTCCAGGCCTGGGCTGTTGGAGAATGTATTATCAACCCTACTCCTGTAGATGCAAAATTTGTGTTTAATACCCAAATATGGGAAACAGAATCTGCCAGTGTAGGGAAAGTTAAGGGTTCTGATTCTTATGATAATAATATGAAGATTAGCGCTAAAGGAGAGCAACCAGAACCCCAGAGTTTTGAGCTTGGAAAAGAGGTGAGCATGGAAAAATTCACCAATCCATTTTTATTCGAAGTCATAAGCATTTCTGAATCTGCTAATGATGTCCAAAGACCCTATCTACATAAAGTAAATATCAAAGCTATTCAGGAAAATTATGCTTCATGGGATATTTATGCGGATGACAGCCGAGGATATGAAGGAGTAGACAAGGCGCCTAGCTCAAACGATTATTTTACCGCAGGAACTTCTTTATGTCTGATGAGTCAACTAACCGGATGGTCAGAGTTCTACAAGCATCAAGGAATTGAATTCGATGACTATCGTGTAGAACATCATTTCAACTATCAGGTAGGTGATTATATGACACCATCGGCTACAGGTCATGTGGATGGGGCTGTAACAAGAATTCTGATTAATAGCAAGGTCAGTGAGAAAGTAATGAGCGATTATGCCAAACAAGCATTAGGTACCTGTTTTGCCGGAGAAGCGATTACAGGCGCTACCACTACAGAGATTGGGGTTTACCAAAACGGAATATTGATTAAATAATTAAGGAGATAATAAAGATGAAAAAAGGATATAAAATAATCACAGGGATTGTACTTGCAGCAGCAGTAATAGTAGGCATTATTTGGTTTTCGATGCCAAGTGAACAAAGAAATATGATGACTTTCATGATGCTAAAAGGAGATAGTTATGATAGCTATCAGGAATACCAAACCTTAGATAGGAATAAAACAGCTCCACAACCCAGTTCATTTAAACCTGTAGTGGCTGAAACCAATAGCCATGATAATAATAGTAATATCACTGTGATTACAGAAATGGTGAAAAATGAAAAATCAAAGATGCTAAAAAAAGCCATGGTACAACCCAATGGTGTAGTGAATTATGAGGGTTGGCAATTGGTTGCAGATGAGGGTTTTGAGGAGGGTGTAAATAGTTTTGGTCCTTCACCACTTAGTTATTTGACCTCAGGAGTAGCTGCAAATCTTCATACCCAAATCCTTCGTGCTGCTGATATTCTTAATATTGAGTTGGACGAGGTGAGAGTTGAGGTCTTGAATAAGTTTCGCTGGGAAAATATGATGTCTGCCGAAGCAGTCGGTTTTCTGGACGAAACACATACAAATATCATTATTGAAAGTAAGGAGTCTGAAGAAACCATCAAGAACTTAAAGGAAATGGCATTGAGTGCATGGGCTGCAGGAGAAGGGATGAAAAACCCAACAATCATTAAACCCTCTTTAGTGGTGAATGGAGAAAATTGGGAAAATTATCGTGCAAGTCCCGGAACCACTCTTACCGATGAGGCTGTTGTAGATGGACTCAAAGTGATTCACATCACCGACGGACCAAAGCAATCAGAATATATCAACCAAGTGGTTAAAGGTATAGGGAACCAGTCCATGGATGATATCTCCAATTTGGTATTCGAAATTCTAGCCATCTCTGAGACAGCTGGAAATGCAGACAGGCCTTCATTGAAAAAAATCACCGTTTCTTTCAATACTTCTAATTCTGAAACTTGGGAACTATATTCCGACGAGTTCAATGGAACCGATGAAATTCCCATGGCTCCAACATCTTTAGAATATGTGACTGCAGGAACTGCTTTATGCCTCACGTCACAAATGACTCTCGTGACCGCTATGTTAGACCTAGACCATAATGATTTTCGTGTGGAGCAACAAATTGATTATCGTGAAGAGAATGTTGACTCGCTTACTATGGCTGGCTTTGCAGATGTTGTCCATTCCAGTGTGATGATTGAGTCTGATGAATCAGAGGAGAGATTGAATCGCTTTTATCAGCAATCTTTATCCATGTGTTTTGCGGGTGAAGCTTTTAAAGGAGCTACAGATATGTTCACAAAGTGTTATTTGAATGGAAAGCAGGTGGACTAGTTGAGCTAGTATTTCGATTTAATAAGATTAAATAATTAAGAGATGAGTGATACAACATTATTAAGAAAAGGAGAGGCTGTATTACTGTGGATTTATAAGAGAATCACCAGCAAATTCACCAGCCTTTATAGTAAATTAAAAGAGTGGTTTCCTGTTTTGAACAAATATCCTTCTTTAAAATATGGGATGATTCCTTTGATGCTTGCTTTGTTTTTTCTGCTGCGCTATGTGATAAAACTACTGTTAAACCAAGCAGCTGAATGGACTTCTGTTTATGTGGGAGAAACATCTGAGTATCATATTTCTGAAAGAGTAATTATCATTTCTATAGCAGTGATGTTTATCGCTATACGATTTGGGTTAAAGATTGGAACCAACAAAAAGAAAAATAATAATCAATTATAATTAAAAGATGAAAACAAAAAATAATAGTTCAAAGGCTAAACGCAATTATTATATAGATATAGCCATGCTGTTGCCATTTCTAATGTTATTGTTTACTGGCATTATCATGCTGATATACCATACAGGCAAACCCTATCCTGAAACGTCTCTTGGACTAGATGGAGAATCCTGGCTCAAAATCCATGTGGTTTCTGCAATTATCTCCTTTGTATTGGTGGGCATACACTTAAGTTTACATTTGACATGGTTTAAAAAGCTATTCTCTGGTCAATTGAAAAATAAATACTGGGTCAGGAATTTGATTTTGGTGATTGTGTTTTTATTTACCCTCCTCACTTCGTTTATCCCATTGCTTTTCTTAGGAGAGTCCGATGCTGCAAAAATGATGCTGGGGATTCATAATAAATTGGGATTACTGCTGATTGTTTTCTTTTTCATCCACTTGCTTAGTTATTTCAAGTGGCTGGTAAATATGACGAAAAAAGCAATGATAAAAAACTAGTAAAAAATAATAATTATATACCATGAATAAGTTTAAACAGAGAATGATAGCTGGAAAGCTAAAAGAAGAATTAAGTATCAAGAATGGAATTGTCAGCGTTGATGAAGTATCCTGTGATGGCTGTGGAGACTGTATAGAGCTTTGTCCATTTTCGGCCATTGATATGAAAACACTTAATGATAAAGAAGTGAAGAAACTACCGTTTAAAGGCCGTTTAAAAGTGATGATAAATGGCAGTGAGAAAGCA containing:
- a CDS encoding NAD(P)H-binding protein, with translation MKIAVTTASGNLGSTIIEHLKLEIGKENVIGIARTPEKAAFLDVEIRRGDYNNKAEFVEALKGVDAVLLVSGMDHPDKRIQQHRNVIEAAKENGVKKIVYTSIMGAEEGNAFSPVVASNRQTEEDVKNSGLDWAIGRNGIYIEPDLEYIETYEKEGGIINSAGNGKCGYTSRKELAFGYYNLLIKDDLNGGTYNMYGESITQQELADSINAVYGTHLKYQSVSVAEYTQQRKAALGEFLGTVIGGIYEGINAGKYDAHSDFLKVTGREHHSAKEMIQEYLAK
- a CDS encoding helix-turn-helix domain-containing protein; protein product: MNSNKKEDIPFHHYLDTHKYVNIDDGSPALSINPSFPFIMTQFDIMQDRAQTTSPHRHDYYEIIFLEDGAGEHIVDYEPHQVKSPAFYFLSKGQIHFWQLEKALRGKVLLFPREFLIPPGAHFNYEDDLLIFNSLSQTPCVAIDKENEAKVNEILSNINEEFERKSDCSLSILRAYVHVLLVHLLRIYALKQPTNILDSTNIMVRKFRQLVSENYLTVRNVQEYADLIGISTTHLRDTVKEITGYSPGQIIRQEIIFEAKRRLANTEMTTAEVGYTLNFEDTSYFSRFFKRETGLTPLKYREGIREKYQISL
- a CDS encoding helix-turn-helix domain-containing protein is translated as MEKIPEISFWKDKILPIKGFQFFKLEDLINDDLKPSDHNPYKPHRLNFYAILIITDGEVNHIVDFEVHTLRKNDVMVISKGQTHAFEENAKYKGYLVVFTEAFMQKYMAQSTIAQINHLYNYFLNQEKINNPDRNQSLLAVLNEDLKTDSSSLPNIVGSILSIYLLKLNDQNKRLSPISIDNKYLDYFDLFKLSVEKNFANTRDAKVYASDISISYKHLNEVCKKVVKSTAKSFIDAYVILEAKRMLVSTSLSVKEIAFAIGFGEPTNFLKYFKKHTGLTPVEFRNTLA
- a CDS encoding NAD(P)H-binding protein; the encoded protein is MKQISILGATGPLGRNLLQKAINNGFRVKVLVRRKEKLGELIKFVEVVDGNYFDKNKLQKVLEGSEAILSTIGPPLFTELSPEDENNYIKSLAFIIEQMDINKQSRWLNISDAGVIMDKEKLPLARRLLRVTLKAESKSTIHIKDRELQLLEQSPLDWTSIRVPRIKEKAKGRFCVDDTNFSGTVVDLNQLSDFMITEMTKDKWLKKAPVVGTK
- a CDS encoding carboxymuconolactone decarboxylase family protein, which encodes MESKELKAKIFTTATFYKHLKIAIASFSDLRKSRKTGHVSKAFSEKIMLAVTQVNGCRYCNYLHSKNAIDAGTSEAELTAMLNGELGEIGNDESLALMFAQHYADTDGNPDKETYENFVPHYGEQKSKDILANIKVIMAGNIHGISLDALQSRIKGKKMKDSKFSNEMGIALGIFVMLPFAIIQLWFEKLFKKKDANKPILPSKKKASAMTALFALMLIGGTTFAQDANKIEIPSNKTSKEYAVISRSDLSPRPAGFQPSEAKAVNGAYIESVLTASSRVLNEETVMLKKVKVQTVGEKGFSPWELLCDEGGHTYEQSAPNPLSYMVGGISSSLLTQVEQAIKIMDLEVVSAKVEAQVFFRFDEPFTPKWKGYTDKVVANILIESEEAPEKIAEVKRMAVQAWAVGECIINPTPVDAKFVFNTQIWETESASVGKVKGSDSYDNNMKISAKGEQPEPQSFELGKEVSMEKFTNPFLFEVISISESANDVQRPYLHKVNIKAIQENYASWDIYADDSRGYEGVDKAPSSNDYFTAGTSLCLMSQLTGWSEFYKHQGIEFDDYRVEHHFNYQVGDYMTPSATGHVDGAVTRILINSKVSEKVMSDYAKQALGTCFAGEAITGATTTEIGVYQNGILIK
- a CDS encoding OsmC family protein; the protein is MKKGYKIITGIVLAAAVIVGIIWFSMPSEQRNMMTFMMLKGDSYDSYQEYQTLDRNKTAPQPSSFKPVVAETNSHDNNSNITVITEMVKNEKSKMLKKAMVQPNGVVNYEGWQLVADEGFEEGVNSFGPSPLSYLTSGVAANLHTQILRAADILNIELDEVRVEVLNKFRWENMMSAEAVGFLDETHTNIIIESKESEETIKNLKEMALSAWAAGEGMKNPTIIKPSLVVNGENWENYRASPGTTLTDEAVVDGLKVIHITDGPKQSEYINQVVKGIGNQSMDDISNLVFEILAISETAGNADRPSLKKITVSFNTSNSETWELYSDEFNGTDEIPMAPTSLEYVTAGTALCLTSQMTLVTAMLDLDHNDFRVEQQIDYREENVDSLTMAGFADVVHSSVMIESDESEERLNRFYQQSLSMCFAGEAFKGATDMFTKCYLNGKQVD
- a CDS encoding DUF4405 domain-containing protein, which produces MKTKNNSSKAKRNYYIDIAMLLPFLMLLFTGIIMLIYHTGKPYPETSLGLDGESWLKIHVVSAIISFVLVGIHLSLHLTWFKKLFSGQLKNKYWVRNLILVIVFLFTLLTSFIPLLFLGESDAAKMMLGIHNKLGLLLIVFFFIHLLSYFKWLVNMTKKAMIKN
- a CDS encoding 4Fe-4S dicluster domain-containing protein, with protein sequence MNKFKQRMIAGKLKEELSIKNGIVSVDEVSCDGCGDCIELCPFSAIDMKTLNDKEVKKLPFKGRLKVMINGSEKAVINQDLCTACGICMKGCHEFAIHKVKR